The proteins below are encoded in one region of Helianthus annuus cultivar XRQ/B chromosome 2, HanXRQr2.0-SUNRISE, whole genome shotgun sequence:
- the LOC110909778 gene encoding 4-hydroxy-tetrahydrodipicolinate reductase 2, chloroplastic: MAFVLEVPVTLLERRHNLVSFSRSRPRRASAYASFSTTPQRRAFSISATLNTPVQSVDDKHLARATDIALPIMVNSCMGKMGQAVIEAGLSAGLHVVPASFGIESDAGKTIQVGGKDIQVYGPSQRETTLASLVEQYPNLIVVDFTVPNAVNDNADLYCKSGVPFVMGTTGGDRDLLYKTVEDAKLYAVISPQMGKQVVAFLAAMEIMAKQFPGAFSGYTLQVMESHQATKLDTSGTAKAVISCFQKLGVSFDLDEIQLIRDPKQQIEMVGVPEEHINGHAFHMYHLTSPDGTVSFEFQHNVCGRSIYAEGAIDAALFLAKKIQSKADKKIYDMIDVLREGNMR, translated from the exons ATGGCGTTTGTTCTCGAAGTTCCAGTGACTCTACTTGAACGTCGACATaatcttgtttcattttcaagGAGTAGACCTAGAAGAGCATCAGCATATGCTAGTTTTAGTACAACACCACAAAGGCGCGCATTTTCAATATCAGCTACACTAAACACACCGGTTCAGAGCGTTGATGACAAGCATCTAGCTCGTGCTACTGATATTGCTCTCCCGATCATG GTGAATAGTTGTATGGGGAAAATGGGGCAAGCGGTTATTGAAGCGGGACTATCTGCAGGGCTTCATGTTGTTCCAGCATCATTCGGCATCGAAAGTGATGCGGGGAAAACAATTCAAGTCGGAGGGAAAGATATTCAAGTGTACGGTCCCTCTCAAAGAGAGACTACCCTTGCATCACTTGTTGAACAATATCCAAATTTGATCGTTGTCGACTTCACTGTACCTAATGCCGTTAATG ATAACGCTGATTTATATTGCAAAAGCGGAGTGCCTTTCGTGATGGGAACCACTGGTGGAGATAGAGATCTTTTGTATAAAACTGTGGAAGACGCGAAACTTTATGCTGTGATCTCTCCTCAAATGGGAAAACAG GTTGTGGCGTTTCTGGCAGCCATGGAAATTATGGCGAAGCAGTTTCCTGGAGCATTCTCTGGATATACACTACAG GTGATGGAGTCTCATCAAGCTACGAAATTGGACacatctggaacagcaaaagccGTCATCTCATGTTTCCAGAAACTCGGAGTCTCCTTTGACTTAGATGAG ATACAATTAATACGAGATCCGAAGCAACAGATTGAAATGGTTGGTGTTCCAGAGGAGCACATTAATGGACATGCATTCCATATGTATCATCTCACATCTCCTGACGGAAC TGTTTCTTTCGAGTTTCAGCACAATGTTTGTGGGAGATCAATCTATGCGGAAGGTGCTATTGATGCCGCACTGTTTCTCGCTAAAAAG ATCCAATCAAAAGCAGATAAGAAGATATATGACATGATTGATGTCTTGCGCGAGGGTAACATGCGTTGA
- the LOC110909766 gene encoding uncharacterized protein LOC110909766, protein MRIEIIKRRRNAMQKFLRGDIAELLRLGHDSEAYRRVGRLYLDQNRTLCYDFVGKYCTLISDQLTVMNEQSECPDECKEAVSSLIYAAARFGDLPELRKLRTLFSKRYENSFKYFVNKEFIDMLNPGRPTKEMKVQLMQEIAQEHGVEWDPESLDNRLHKSYSSHRDLSENAGDEKDKESPTADRENGWMINIQETINNDSNARKKDESNDDIVKQTENMRQRILNFWSRTTSLHSTTSRETSTSPDEGSTSSDESTKSRPFLNFWPRYLRNDPNKKVTNSDTVLGSPTNNTQEHDDNKENGDVSVHPNVEKRDNEKVVVAPRVKNKWRRKRGASNQPDVTVKPQTRHVHPKLPDYDDIKARFAAFRAKT, encoded by the exons ATGCGAATCGAGATTATAAAGAGAAGGCGAAATGCAATGCAAAAGTTTTTGAGGGGTGATATTGCCGAGCTTCTAAGACTTGGTCACGATTCTGAAGCGTATAGAAGG GTAGGGCGGCTATATCTCGACCAGAATAGAACCCTATGCTATGATTTTGTTGGGAAATATTGTACACTCATCTCAGACCAACTAACGGTAATGAACGAACAGAG CGAATGCCCGGATGAATGCAAGGAAGCCGTCTCATCTTTGATATACGCAGCGGCAAGATTTGGCGATTTGCCAGAACTACGTAAACTTAGAACCTTATTTTCCAAGAGATATGAGAATTCATTTAAATATTTCGTAAACAAAGAG TTTATTGATATGTTGAATCCGGGCCGCCCAACAAAGGAAATGAAAGTTCAGTTGATGCAAGAGATAGCTCAAGAACATGGTGTCGAATGGGATCCCGAGTCATTAGATAATAGGTTACACAAATCGTATTCATCTCATCGT GACTTGTCCGAAAATGCCGGTGACGAAAAAGACAAAGAATCTCCTACAGCTGATCGCGAAAACGGGTGGATGATCAACATTCAAGAAACGATAAACAATGATAGCAATGCGCGTAAAAAAGATGAATCAAATGATGATATTGTAAAGCAAACAgaaaatatgcgtcaacgaattttgaatttttggtCAAGAACCACTAGTCTACACTCGACGACTAGTCGAGAGACAAGCACAAGTCCGGACGAAGGTTCAACTTCTTCTGATGAATCAACCAAGTCAAGACCATTCCTCAATTTTTGGCCGCGTTACTTGAGAAATGATCCCAACAAAAAGGTAACAAATTCCGACACTGTTTTAGGTTCCCCGACAAATAATACACAAGAACATGACGACAACAAAGAGAATGGGGATGTTTCGGTTCATCCAAATGTTGAAAAGCGGGACAATGAAAAAGTTGTGGTAGCGCCGCGGGTGAAGAACAAATGGAGGAGAAAGAGGGGGGCTTCGAACCAACCAGACGTGACAGTGAAACCTCAGACGCGACATGTTCATCCTAAACTTCCTGATTATGATGATATTAAGGCTCGGTTTGCGGCTTTTAGAGCAAAAACTTAA
- the LOC110909729 gene encoding methyltransferase-like protein 22 isoform X1, with the protein MEGETPPIQPSPAPETASSSEESEQEDENDHVMSEIHLGCPPKISGSFVSHFTFSLPPDVEYIEGKYEYEGFDDSKLRQEVSLDDDGDLALPRRKKPLKDTFDVAIQHNITSSIPKVGLQVWRAELVLCDFVLHKMYTSSEFNGIVAVELGAGTGLVGMLLARVAKSVYLTDHGIDILENCASNVHLNSALLPSKTSVYVRELDWKASWPPTQDNCASCESFAWSRSEFEELKKASLLVAADVIYSDDLTDALFHTLERLMSNGLKKVLYLALEKRYNFSINDLNVVANGYSRFRSYVRDEIDDAENNELQNGSASAFVGTRIDLTEIPHYAVNYNRGHDLELWKIKYMKEGKSSIV; encoded by the exons ATGGAGGGCGAAACACCTCCAATTCAACCGTCACCGGCGCCGGAGACAGCGAGTTCATCGGAAGAAAGTGAACAGGAAGACGAAAACGATCATGTAATGAGCGAGATCCACTTAGGTTGTCCGCCTAAAATCTCAGGATCATTCGTTTCTCACTTCACCTTCTCACTTCCACCAG ATGTTGAGTACATTGAAGGCAAATATGAATATGAGGGCTTTGATGATTCAAAACTGCGACAGGAAGTAAGcttggatgatgatggtgatctTGCTTTACCAAGGCGCAAAA AACCTCTGAAGGACACGTTTGATGTGGCTATCCAACACAATATCACCTCATCGATTCCAAAGGTCGGTTTGCAG GTTTGGAGAGCCGAACTAGTACTCTGTGATTTTGTTTTGCATAAGATGTATACTTCATCTGAGTTTAATGGGATCGTAGCAGTAGAACTTGGTGCTGGTACAG GCTTGGTCGGTATGCTGCTTGCACGGGTTGCTAAATCAGTCTATCTGACAG ATCACGGGATCGACATACTTGAAAACTGTGCTAGCAATGTTCATCTCAATTCTGCATTGTTACCCTCTAAAACTTCGGTTTATGTACGGGAACTTGATTGGAAGGCTTCATGGCCCCCTACACAAGACAATTGTGCATCTTGTGAAAG TTTTGCTTGGAGTCGATCAGAATTCGAAGAACTTAAAAAGGCGTCTTTGCTGGTAGCTGCTGATGTTATTTACAGTGATGACCTCACTGATGCATTGTTTCATACTTTAGAGAGATTAATGTCAAACGGTTTAAAAAAG GTATTATATTTGGCTCTTGAAAAAAGATACAATTTTAGCATTAATGATCTTAATGTCGTTGCAAATGGGTATTCACGTTTTCGAAGTTACGTCAGGGACGAAATAG ATGATGCAGAAAACAATGAGCTTCAAAATGGATCTGCAAGTGCCTTTGTGGGAACACGCATTGATCTTACAGAGATCCCTCACTACGCCGTTAATTACAATCGAGGACATGATTTAGAGCTCTGGAAAATCAAGTATATGAAAGAAGGAAAAAGCTCTATAGTTTGA
- the LOC110909729 gene encoding methyltransferase-like protein 22 isoform X2 — MEGETPPIQPSPAPETASSSEESEQEDENDHVMSEIHLGCPPKISGSFVSHFTFSLPPDVEYIEGKYEYEGFDDSKLRQEVSLDDDGDLALPRRKKPLKDTFDVAIQHNITSSIPKVGLQVWRAELVLCDFVLHKMYTSSEFNGIVAVELGAGTGLVGMLLARVAKSVYLTDHGIDILENCASNVHLNSALLPSKTSVYVRELDWKASWPPTQDNCASCESFAWSRSEFEELKKASLLVAADVIYSDDLTDALFHTLERLMSNGLKKVLYLALEKRYNFSINDLNVVANGYSRFRSYVRDEIENNELQNGSASAFVGTRIDLTEIPHYAVNYNRGHDLELWKIKYMKEGKSSIV, encoded by the exons ATGGAGGGCGAAACACCTCCAATTCAACCGTCACCGGCGCCGGAGACAGCGAGTTCATCGGAAGAAAGTGAACAGGAAGACGAAAACGATCATGTAATGAGCGAGATCCACTTAGGTTGTCCGCCTAAAATCTCAGGATCATTCGTTTCTCACTTCACCTTCTCACTTCCACCAG ATGTTGAGTACATTGAAGGCAAATATGAATATGAGGGCTTTGATGATTCAAAACTGCGACAGGAAGTAAGcttggatgatgatggtgatctTGCTTTACCAAGGCGCAAAA AACCTCTGAAGGACACGTTTGATGTGGCTATCCAACACAATATCACCTCATCGATTCCAAAGGTCGGTTTGCAG GTTTGGAGAGCCGAACTAGTACTCTGTGATTTTGTTTTGCATAAGATGTATACTTCATCTGAGTTTAATGGGATCGTAGCAGTAGAACTTGGTGCTGGTACAG GCTTGGTCGGTATGCTGCTTGCACGGGTTGCTAAATCAGTCTATCTGACAG ATCACGGGATCGACATACTTGAAAACTGTGCTAGCAATGTTCATCTCAATTCTGCATTGTTACCCTCTAAAACTTCGGTTTATGTACGGGAACTTGATTGGAAGGCTTCATGGCCCCCTACACAAGACAATTGTGCATCTTGTGAAAG TTTTGCTTGGAGTCGATCAGAATTCGAAGAACTTAAAAAGGCGTCTTTGCTGGTAGCTGCTGATGTTATTTACAGTGATGACCTCACTGATGCATTGTTTCATACTTTAGAGAGATTAATGTCAAACGGTTTAAAAAAG GTATTATATTTGGCTCTTGAAAAAAGATACAATTTTAGCATTAATGATCTTAATGTCGTTGCAAATGGGTATTCACGTTTTCGAAGTTACGTCAGGGACGAAATAG AAAACAATGAGCTTCAAAATGGATCTGCAAGTGCCTTTGTGGGAACACGCATTGATCTTACAGAGATCCCTCACTACGCCGTTAATTACAATCGAGGACATGATTTAGAGCTCTGGAAAATCAAGTATATGAAAGAAGGAAAAAGCTCTATAGTTTGA
- the LOC110909729 gene encoding methyltransferase-like protein 22 isoform X5: MEGETPPIQPSPAPETASSSEESEQEDENDHVMSEIHLGCPPKISGSFVSHFTFSLPPDVEYIEGKYEYEGFDDSKLRQEVSLDDDGDLALPRRKKPLKDTFDVAIQHNITSSIPKVWRAELVLCDFVLHKMYTSSEFNGIVAVELGAGTDHGIDILENCASNVHLNSALLPSKTSVYVRELDWKASWPPTQDNCASCESFAWSRSEFEELKKASLLVAADVIYSDDLTDALFHTLERLMSNGLKKVLYLALEKRYNFSINDLNVVANGYSRFRSYVRDEIDDAENNELQNGSASAFVGTRIDLTEIPHYAVNYNRGHDLELWKIKYMKEGKSSIV, translated from the exons ATGGAGGGCGAAACACCTCCAATTCAACCGTCACCGGCGCCGGAGACAGCGAGTTCATCGGAAGAAAGTGAACAGGAAGACGAAAACGATCATGTAATGAGCGAGATCCACTTAGGTTGTCCGCCTAAAATCTCAGGATCATTCGTTTCTCACTTCACCTTCTCACTTCCACCAG ATGTTGAGTACATTGAAGGCAAATATGAATATGAGGGCTTTGATGATTCAAAACTGCGACAGGAAGTAAGcttggatgatgatggtgatctTGCTTTACCAAGGCGCAAAA AACCTCTGAAGGACACGTTTGATGTGGCTATCCAACACAATATCACCTCATCGATTCCAAAG GTTTGGAGAGCCGAACTAGTACTCTGTGATTTTGTTTTGCATAAGATGTATACTTCATCTGAGTTTAATGGGATCGTAGCAGTAGAACTTGGTGCTGGTACAG ATCACGGGATCGACATACTTGAAAACTGTGCTAGCAATGTTCATCTCAATTCTGCATTGTTACCCTCTAAAACTTCGGTTTATGTACGGGAACTTGATTGGAAGGCTTCATGGCCCCCTACACAAGACAATTGTGCATCTTGTGAAAG TTTTGCTTGGAGTCGATCAGAATTCGAAGAACTTAAAAAGGCGTCTTTGCTGGTAGCTGCTGATGTTATTTACAGTGATGACCTCACTGATGCATTGTTTCATACTTTAGAGAGATTAATGTCAAACGGTTTAAAAAAG GTATTATATTTGGCTCTTGAAAAAAGATACAATTTTAGCATTAATGATCTTAATGTCGTTGCAAATGGGTATTCACGTTTTCGAAGTTACGTCAGGGACGAAATAG ATGATGCAGAAAACAATGAGCTTCAAAATGGATCTGCAAGTGCCTTTGTGGGAACACGCATTGATCTTACAGAGATCCCTCACTACGCCGTTAATTACAATCGAGGACATGATTTAGAGCTCTGGAAAATCAAGTATATGAAAGAAGGAAAAAGCTCTATAGTTTGA
- the LOC110909729 gene encoding methyltransferase-like protein 22 isoform X4 yields the protein MEGETPPIQPSPAPETASSSEESEQEDENDHVMSEIHLGCPPKISGSFVSHFTFSLPPDVEYIEGKYEYEGFDDSKLRQEVSLDDDGDLALPRRKKPLKDTFDVAIQHNITSSIPKVGLQVWRAELVLCDFVLHKMYTSSEFNGIVAVELGAGTDHGIDILENCASNVHLNSALLPSKTSVYVRELDWKASWPPTQDNCASCESFAWSRSEFEELKKASLLVAADVIYSDDLTDALFHTLERLMSNGLKKVLYLALEKRYNFSINDLNVVANGYSRFRSYVRDEIDDAENNELQNGSASAFVGTRIDLTEIPHYAVNYNRGHDLELWKIKYMKEGKSSIV from the exons ATGGAGGGCGAAACACCTCCAATTCAACCGTCACCGGCGCCGGAGACAGCGAGTTCATCGGAAGAAAGTGAACAGGAAGACGAAAACGATCATGTAATGAGCGAGATCCACTTAGGTTGTCCGCCTAAAATCTCAGGATCATTCGTTTCTCACTTCACCTTCTCACTTCCACCAG ATGTTGAGTACATTGAAGGCAAATATGAATATGAGGGCTTTGATGATTCAAAACTGCGACAGGAAGTAAGcttggatgatgatggtgatctTGCTTTACCAAGGCGCAAAA AACCTCTGAAGGACACGTTTGATGTGGCTATCCAACACAATATCACCTCATCGATTCCAAAGGTCGGTTTGCAG GTTTGGAGAGCCGAACTAGTACTCTGTGATTTTGTTTTGCATAAGATGTATACTTCATCTGAGTTTAATGGGATCGTAGCAGTAGAACTTGGTGCTGGTACAG ATCACGGGATCGACATACTTGAAAACTGTGCTAGCAATGTTCATCTCAATTCTGCATTGTTACCCTCTAAAACTTCGGTTTATGTACGGGAACTTGATTGGAAGGCTTCATGGCCCCCTACACAAGACAATTGTGCATCTTGTGAAAG TTTTGCTTGGAGTCGATCAGAATTCGAAGAACTTAAAAAGGCGTCTTTGCTGGTAGCTGCTGATGTTATTTACAGTGATGACCTCACTGATGCATTGTTTCATACTTTAGAGAGATTAATGTCAAACGGTTTAAAAAAG GTATTATATTTGGCTCTTGAAAAAAGATACAATTTTAGCATTAATGATCTTAATGTCGTTGCAAATGGGTATTCACGTTTTCGAAGTTACGTCAGGGACGAAATAG ATGATGCAGAAAACAATGAGCTTCAAAATGGATCTGCAAGTGCCTTTGTGGGAACACGCATTGATCTTACAGAGATCCCTCACTACGCCGTTAATTACAATCGAGGACATGATTTAGAGCTCTGGAAAATCAAGTATATGAAAGAAGGAAAAAGCTCTATAGTTTGA
- the LOC110909729 gene encoding methyltransferase-like protein 22 isoform X3 yields MEGETPPIQPSPAPETASSSEESEQEDENDHVMSEIHLGCPPKISGSFVSHFTFSLPPDVEYIEGKYEYEGFDDSKLRQEVSLDDDGDLALPRRKKPLKDTFDVAIQHNITSSIPKVWRAELVLCDFVLHKMYTSSEFNGIVAVELGAGTGLVGMLLARVAKSVYLTDHGIDILENCASNVHLNSALLPSKTSVYVRELDWKASWPPTQDNCASCESFAWSRSEFEELKKASLLVAADVIYSDDLTDALFHTLERLMSNGLKKVLYLALEKRYNFSINDLNVVANGYSRFRSYVRDEIDDAENNELQNGSASAFVGTRIDLTEIPHYAVNYNRGHDLELWKIKYMKEGKSSIV; encoded by the exons ATGGAGGGCGAAACACCTCCAATTCAACCGTCACCGGCGCCGGAGACAGCGAGTTCATCGGAAGAAAGTGAACAGGAAGACGAAAACGATCATGTAATGAGCGAGATCCACTTAGGTTGTCCGCCTAAAATCTCAGGATCATTCGTTTCTCACTTCACCTTCTCACTTCCACCAG ATGTTGAGTACATTGAAGGCAAATATGAATATGAGGGCTTTGATGATTCAAAACTGCGACAGGAAGTAAGcttggatgatgatggtgatctTGCTTTACCAAGGCGCAAAA AACCTCTGAAGGACACGTTTGATGTGGCTATCCAACACAATATCACCTCATCGATTCCAAAG GTTTGGAGAGCCGAACTAGTACTCTGTGATTTTGTTTTGCATAAGATGTATACTTCATCTGAGTTTAATGGGATCGTAGCAGTAGAACTTGGTGCTGGTACAG GCTTGGTCGGTATGCTGCTTGCACGGGTTGCTAAATCAGTCTATCTGACAG ATCACGGGATCGACATACTTGAAAACTGTGCTAGCAATGTTCATCTCAATTCTGCATTGTTACCCTCTAAAACTTCGGTTTATGTACGGGAACTTGATTGGAAGGCTTCATGGCCCCCTACACAAGACAATTGTGCATCTTGTGAAAG TTTTGCTTGGAGTCGATCAGAATTCGAAGAACTTAAAAAGGCGTCTTTGCTGGTAGCTGCTGATGTTATTTACAGTGATGACCTCACTGATGCATTGTTTCATACTTTAGAGAGATTAATGTCAAACGGTTTAAAAAAG GTATTATATTTGGCTCTTGAAAAAAGATACAATTTTAGCATTAATGATCTTAATGTCGTTGCAAATGGGTATTCACGTTTTCGAAGTTACGTCAGGGACGAAATAG ATGATGCAGAAAACAATGAGCTTCAAAATGGATCTGCAAGTGCCTTTGTGGGAACACGCATTGATCTTACAGAGATCCCTCACTACGCCGTTAATTACAATCGAGGACATGATTTAGAGCTCTGGAAAATCAAGTATATGAAAGAAGGAAAAAGCTCTATAGTTTGA